Proteins from a genomic interval of Phyllopteryx taeniolatus isolate TA_2022b chromosome 3, UOR_Ptae_1.2, whole genome shotgun sequence:
- the mtmr3 gene encoding myotubularin-related protein 3 isoform X2, translated as MCIPRGCIFCSSTARVSDDSAALDVSSVVSLEEEGQKSSDCIQANQIFPKKSPVLEEENMQVPFPELHGEFTEYVGRAEDAIIAMSNYRLHIKFKQSVVNVPLQLIESVECRDMFQLHVTCKDCKVVRCQFSTFEQCQEWLKRLNAVVRPPSRLEDLFSFAFHAWCMDVYAGEKEQHGELCRPGEHVTSWFKNEVERMGFDTQNAWRISDINSKFRLCPSYPQQLLVPAWITDKELENVAAFRSWKRFPAVVYRHLSTGAVIARCGQPEVSWWGWRNADDEHLVQSIAKACAVDSSSHKHLSNGTYINGSELPDTDFESSMTNSSEVETLAIQPHKLLILDARSYAAAVANRAKGGGCECPEYYPNCEVVFMGMANIHSIRKSFQSLRFLCTQMPDPANWLSALESTKWLQHLSLLLKAALLVVNAVDRDQRPVLVHCSDGWDRTPQIVALSKLLLDPYYRTIEGFQVLVETDWLDFGHKFADRCGHGENSEDVNERCPVFLQWLDCVHQLQRQFPCSFEFNEAFLVKLVQHAYSCLFGTFLCNSGKEREDRHVQERTCSVWSLLRPANRTLRNMLYSPHSETVLHPVCHVRNLMLWTAVCLPSSSPTTPSDDSCAPYPLPGSNPEEAPLSRCTKTRSFDNLPSACELGSSLAPNRRSSDPSLNEKWQDHRRSLDLNMAVGPDEGGDQDHEVQCNGLVLYPNRGDSELDDSPHPNSHSELAEVASTHFTTTREEAEEAELSVAVGVAEGQMENILQEATKEDMAADAQRVRNAAVSHVINTAAVEEEEVSRTDDDYDDDDQSVNKREIQEMLANGRHSENGYVDAEEHRDVPPMPAQTVEDLEHLRDKEAQTPEHVKKQVLENCSEQVAHAHENFESSSDEPELPAAPRTLTNGFAHRSPEETDADEETCSASDPDRGLSESGEQTEKRVSMMESSTETLTEDVCCRFELPAQHPVCQIHQACNNGEGHPPSLRKDKVLESDEHSFIRTFNGGSKRPSVSAFQYASGDLTRDGLCNGDSSDGEPCGGPHWVKANGERAPLSRQVSLASCNSLILHHRGSCSHQRWCHTQLNRATVSPEQPSRSHLDDDGLMLHTDAIQQRLRQIEAGHQMEVETLKKQVQELWNRLENQQHAGSHRVNGNGGDEVTLMTNSEYNVDPNCLSRCSTELFSETSWEQVDKQDTEVTRWYPDHLAAQCYGCESKFWLATRKHHCRESSGDLWRSPHRNCGNVFCASCCDQKIPVPSQQLFEPTRVCKSCYGSLRLGPSPLDKPIAASSN; from the exons GTGCCTCTGCAGCTCATTGAGAGTGTGGAGTGTCGTGATATGTTCCAGCTGCATGTCACTTGTAAGGACTGTAAAGTTGTCAG GTGTCAGTTCTCCACATTTGAGCAATGTCAGGAATGGCTGAAGCGTCTTAACGCAGTAGTGCGGCCCCCCTCTCGCTTGGAGGATCTCTTCTCCTTCGCCTTCCACGCCTGGTGCATGGATGTGTACGCTGGTGAAAAGGAGCAGCATGGAGAGCTTTGCAGACCAG GTGAACATGTGACCTCTTGGTTCAAGAATGAGGTGGAGAGGATGGGCTTTGACACTCAAAATGCTTGGAGGATATCTGACATCAACAGCAAGTTTAG GCTTTGCCCCAGCTATCCCCAGCAGCTTCTCGTACCAGCCTGGATCACTGACAAGGAGCTGGAAAATGTGGCGGCGTTCCGTTCCTGGAAGAGGTTTCCTGCAGTGGTATATAG GCACCTGAGCACAGGGGCTGTGATCGCCCGTTGCGGACAGCCAGAGGTCAGCTGGTGGGGCTGGAGAAATGCTGATGACGAGCACCTGGTTCAGTCCATTGCCAAGGCCTGTGCAGTGGACAGCAGTTCTCACAAACACCTGTCCAATGGAACTTACATTAATGGCTCTGAACTGCCTGATACTGATTTTG AGTCCTCAATGACCAACAGTTCAGAGGTGGAGACATTGGCCATCCAGCCTCACAAGTTACTGATTCTGGATGCGAGGTCCTATGCAGCCGCTGTAGCCAACAGGGCAAAGGGGGGTGGCTGTGAATGTCCTG AGTACTATCCTAACTGTGAGGTGGTGTTCATGGGCATGGCAAACATCCACTCCATACGCAAGAGTTTCCAGTCCCTACGTTTCCTCTGTACCCAGATGCCGGATCCAGCAAA CTGGCTGTCTGCACTGGAAAGCACCAAGTGGTTGCAGCACCTGTCTCTGCTGCTGAAGGCAGCCCTGCTTGTGGTCAATGCAGTGGACAGGGACCAAAGGCCCGTTTTGGTGCATTGCTCTGACGGCTGGGACCGGACACCTCAAATTGTTGCTCTGTCTAAGCTGCTGCTTGACCCGTATTATCGCACCATAGAG GGCTTCCAAGTTTTGGTCGAGACGGACTGGTTGGACTTTGGACACAAGTTTGCTGACCGATGTGGCCATGGAGAAAACTCTGAGGATGTGAATGAGCGCTGTCCCGTCTTCCTGCAATGGCTAGACTGTGTTCACCAGCTGCAGAGGCAGTTTCCTTGCTCTTTTGAGTTTAACGAGGCCTTCCTG GTGAAGCTTGTGCAACATGCATACTCCTGTCTGTTCGGCACCTTCCTGTGTAACAGTGGCAAAGAGAGGGAAGATCGACACGTTCAAGAGAGGACCTGCTCGGTGTGGTCCCTGCTGAGACCCGCCAACCGCACACTGAGGAACATGCTGTACTCCCCACACTCCGAGACT GTTCTCCATCCAGTGTGTCACGTGCGCAATCTGATGCTGTGGACCGCAGTCTGCCTGCCTAGCTCCTCCCCCACAACCCCTTCTGATGATTCCTGTGCTCCATATCCTTTGCCTGGCAGCAACCCCGAGGAGGCGCCTCTGAGCAG atgTACAAAGACTCGCTCATTTGATAATTTGCCCAGTGCTTGTGAGCTGGGAAGCTCACTGGCTCCTAACCGCCGCTCCAGTGACCCAAGCCTCAATGAGAAGTGGCAGGACCACCGGCGTTCTCTGGACCTCAACATGGCAGTCGGGCCAGATGAAGGAGGGGACCAGGATCACGAGGTGCAGTGTAATGGATTGGTCCTTTACCCGAATAGAGGGGACTCTGAGCTGGATGACAGCCCACATCCCAACTCACACTCTGAGTTGGCAGAGGTAGCCTCCACGCACTTTACGACAACTCGAGAGGAAGCCGAGGAGGCGGAACTGTCTGTGGCAGTGGGTGTGGCCGAGGGCCAGATGGAGAACATTCTTCAAGAAGCTACCAAGGAGGACATGGCAGCAGATGCTCAGAGAGTTAGAAATGCTGCGGTCAGCCACGTCATTAACACAGCTGCtgtagaggaggaggaggtctcAAGAactgatgatgattatgatgatgatgatcagtCTGTCAACAAGAGAGAGATACaagaaatgcttgcaaatgGTCGCCATTCGGAAAATGGTTATGTGGATGCTGAAGAGCATCGTGATGTTCCTCCTATGCCTGCACAGACTGTAGAAGACTTAGAACACCTGAGAGATAAGGAAGCCCAAACACCCGAGCATGTGAAGAAGCAGGTTCTAGAGAACTGTTCTGAACAGGTGGCACATGCTCATGAAAACTTTGAGTCAAGTTCAGACGAGCCAGAGCTGCCTGCAGCTCCAAGAACTCTGACAAACGGCTTTGCTCACCGGTCCCCTGAGGAAACTGATGCAGATGAGGAGACCTGCTCTGCATCTGACCCTGACAGAGGTTTGTCAGAGTCAGGGGAACAGACAGAAAAGAGGGTCTCCATGATGGAAAGCTCCACAGAGACTTTGACAGAGGACGTTTGCTGCAGGTTTGAACTCCCCGCACAGCATCCTGTCTGTCAGATCCATCAGGCCTGCAACAATGGCGAGGGCCACCCACCTTCCTTGAGGAAGGACAAAGTGCTGGAGAGTGACGAGCACAGCTTTATTAGAACTTTCAACGGGGGCAGCAAGCGACCCTCTGTCAGTGCCTTTCAGTATGCAAGTGGTGACCTCACTCGCGACGGACTGTGTAACGGTGACAGTTCCGATGGGGAACCCTGCGGAGGACCTCATTGGGTCAAAGCAAATGGCGAGCGGGCCCCGCTGAGCCGTCAGGTTTCCCTAGCAAGCTGCAACTCCTTGATCCTCCACCACCGAGGGAGCTGTTCACATCAACGTTGGTGCCACACCCAACTGAACCGGGCTACTGTCAGCCCAGAGCAGCCGTCGCGCAGCCACCTGGATGACGATGGGTTGATGCTGCACACAGATGCCATCCAGCAAAGGCTGAGGCAAATTGAAGCTGGCCACCAAATGGAGGTGGAGACCCTGAAGAAACAGGTACAGGAACTGTGGAATCGCCTGGAAAATCAGCAGCACGCTGGCTCCCATCGGGTTAATGGAAACGGGGGAGATGAAGTG ACCTTGATGACCAACTCGGAATACAACGTGGACCCCAACTGTCTGTCACGCTGCAGCACAGAGCTGTTCTCCGAAACCAGCTGGGAGCAGGTGGACAAGCAGGACACAGAG GTCACCCGCTGGTACCCAGATCATCTGGCTGCCCAGTGTTACGGCTGTGAGAGCAAGTTCTGGCTCGCCACCAGGAAGCATCACTGCAG agAATCCAGCGGTGACCTTTGGCGTTCGCCCCACAGGAACTGCGGTAATGTCTTCTGCGCCAGCTGCTGCGACCAGAAGATCCCGGTGCCGAGCCAGCAGCTGTTTGAGCCCACCCGCGTGTGCAAGAGCTGCTACGGCAGCCTCCGGCTCGGCCCGTCTCCCCTGGACAAACCCATCGCGGCCAGCTCCAACTGA
- the mtmr3 gene encoding myotubularin-related protein 3 isoform X5: MCIPRGCIFCSSTARVSDDSAALDVSSVVSLEEEGQKSSDCIQANQIFPKKSPVLEEENMQVPFPELHGEFTEYVGRAEDAIIAMSNYRLHIKFKQSVVNVPLQLIESVECRDMFQLHVTCKDCKVVRCQFSTFEQCQEWLKRLNAVVRPPSRLEDLFSFAFHAWCMDVYAGEKEQHGELCRPGEHVTSWFKNEVERMGFDTQNAWRISDINSKFRLCPSYPQQLLVPAWITDKELENVAAFRSWKRFPAVVYRHLSTGAVIARCGQPEVSWWGWRNADDEHLVQSIAKACAVDSSSHKHLSNGTYINGSELPDTDFESSMTNSSEVETLAIQPHKLLILDARSYAAAVANRAKGGGCECPEYYPNCEVVFMGMANIHSIRKSFQSLRFLCTQMPDPANWLSALESTKWLQHLSLLLKAALLVVNAVDRDQRPVLVHCSDGWDRTPQIVALSKLLLDPYYRTIEGFQVLVETDWLDFGHKFADRCGHGENSEDVNERCPVFLQWLDCVHQLQRQFPCSFEFNEAFLVKLVQHAYSCLFGTFLCNSGKEREDRHVQERTCSVWSLLRPANRTLRNMLYSPHSETVLHPVCHVRNLMLWTAVCLPSSSPTTPSDDSCAPYPLPGSNPEEAPLSRCTKTRSFDNLPSACELGSSLAPNRRSSDPSLNEKWQDHRRSLDLNMAVGPDEGGDQDHEVQCNGLVLYPNRGDSELDDSPHPNSHSELAEVASTHFTTTREEAEEAELSVAVGVAEGQMENILQEATKEDMAADAQRVRNAAVSHVINTAAVEEEEVSRTDDDYDDDDQSVNKREIQEMLANGRHSENGYVDAEEHRDVPPMPAQTVEDLEHLRDKEAQTPEHVKKQVLENCSEQVAHAHENFESSSDEPELPAAPRTLTNGFAHRSPEETDADEETCSASDPDRGLSESGEQTEKRVSMMESSTETLTEDVCCRFELPAQHPVCQIHQACNNGEGHPPSLRKDKVLESDEHSFIRTFNGGSKRPSVSAFQYASGDLTRDGLCNGDSSDGEPCGGPHWVKANGERAPLSRQVSLASCNSLILHHRGSCSHQRWCHTQLNRATVSPEQPSRSHLDDDGLMLHTDAIQQRLRQIEAGHQMEVETLKKQVQELWNRLENQQHAGSHRVNGNGGDEVTLMTNSEYNVDPNCLSRCSTELFSETSWEQVDKQDTEVTRWYPDHLAAQCYGCESKFWLATRKHHCRNCGNVFCASCCDQKIPVPSQQLFEPTRVCKSCYGSLRLGPSPLDKPIAASSN, encoded by the exons GTGCCTCTGCAGCTCATTGAGAGTGTGGAGTGTCGTGATATGTTCCAGCTGCATGTCACTTGTAAGGACTGTAAAGTTGTCAG GTGTCAGTTCTCCACATTTGAGCAATGTCAGGAATGGCTGAAGCGTCTTAACGCAGTAGTGCGGCCCCCCTCTCGCTTGGAGGATCTCTTCTCCTTCGCCTTCCACGCCTGGTGCATGGATGTGTACGCTGGTGAAAAGGAGCAGCATGGAGAGCTTTGCAGACCAG GTGAACATGTGACCTCTTGGTTCAAGAATGAGGTGGAGAGGATGGGCTTTGACACTCAAAATGCTTGGAGGATATCTGACATCAACAGCAAGTTTAG GCTTTGCCCCAGCTATCCCCAGCAGCTTCTCGTACCAGCCTGGATCACTGACAAGGAGCTGGAAAATGTGGCGGCGTTCCGTTCCTGGAAGAGGTTTCCTGCAGTGGTATATAG GCACCTGAGCACAGGGGCTGTGATCGCCCGTTGCGGACAGCCAGAGGTCAGCTGGTGGGGCTGGAGAAATGCTGATGACGAGCACCTGGTTCAGTCCATTGCCAAGGCCTGTGCAGTGGACAGCAGTTCTCACAAACACCTGTCCAATGGAACTTACATTAATGGCTCTGAACTGCCTGATACTGATTTTG AGTCCTCAATGACCAACAGTTCAGAGGTGGAGACATTGGCCATCCAGCCTCACAAGTTACTGATTCTGGATGCGAGGTCCTATGCAGCCGCTGTAGCCAACAGGGCAAAGGGGGGTGGCTGTGAATGTCCTG AGTACTATCCTAACTGTGAGGTGGTGTTCATGGGCATGGCAAACATCCACTCCATACGCAAGAGTTTCCAGTCCCTACGTTTCCTCTGTACCCAGATGCCGGATCCAGCAAA CTGGCTGTCTGCACTGGAAAGCACCAAGTGGTTGCAGCACCTGTCTCTGCTGCTGAAGGCAGCCCTGCTTGTGGTCAATGCAGTGGACAGGGACCAAAGGCCCGTTTTGGTGCATTGCTCTGACGGCTGGGACCGGACACCTCAAATTGTTGCTCTGTCTAAGCTGCTGCTTGACCCGTATTATCGCACCATAGAG GGCTTCCAAGTTTTGGTCGAGACGGACTGGTTGGACTTTGGACACAAGTTTGCTGACCGATGTGGCCATGGAGAAAACTCTGAGGATGTGAATGAGCGCTGTCCCGTCTTCCTGCAATGGCTAGACTGTGTTCACCAGCTGCAGAGGCAGTTTCCTTGCTCTTTTGAGTTTAACGAGGCCTTCCTG GTGAAGCTTGTGCAACATGCATACTCCTGTCTGTTCGGCACCTTCCTGTGTAACAGTGGCAAAGAGAGGGAAGATCGACACGTTCAAGAGAGGACCTGCTCGGTGTGGTCCCTGCTGAGACCCGCCAACCGCACACTGAGGAACATGCTGTACTCCCCACACTCCGAGACT GTTCTCCATCCAGTGTGTCACGTGCGCAATCTGATGCTGTGGACCGCAGTCTGCCTGCCTAGCTCCTCCCCCACAACCCCTTCTGATGATTCCTGTGCTCCATATCCTTTGCCTGGCAGCAACCCCGAGGAGGCGCCTCTGAGCAG atgTACAAAGACTCGCTCATTTGATAATTTGCCCAGTGCTTGTGAGCTGGGAAGCTCACTGGCTCCTAACCGCCGCTCCAGTGACCCAAGCCTCAATGAGAAGTGGCAGGACCACCGGCGTTCTCTGGACCTCAACATGGCAGTCGGGCCAGATGAAGGAGGGGACCAGGATCACGAGGTGCAGTGTAATGGATTGGTCCTTTACCCGAATAGAGGGGACTCTGAGCTGGATGACAGCCCACATCCCAACTCACACTCTGAGTTGGCAGAGGTAGCCTCCACGCACTTTACGACAACTCGAGAGGAAGCCGAGGAGGCGGAACTGTCTGTGGCAGTGGGTGTGGCCGAGGGCCAGATGGAGAACATTCTTCAAGAAGCTACCAAGGAGGACATGGCAGCAGATGCTCAGAGAGTTAGAAATGCTGCGGTCAGCCACGTCATTAACACAGCTGCtgtagaggaggaggaggtctcAAGAactgatgatgattatgatgatgatgatcagtCTGTCAACAAGAGAGAGATACaagaaatgcttgcaaatgGTCGCCATTCGGAAAATGGTTATGTGGATGCTGAAGAGCATCGTGATGTTCCTCCTATGCCTGCACAGACTGTAGAAGACTTAGAACACCTGAGAGATAAGGAAGCCCAAACACCCGAGCATGTGAAGAAGCAGGTTCTAGAGAACTGTTCTGAACAGGTGGCACATGCTCATGAAAACTTTGAGTCAAGTTCAGACGAGCCAGAGCTGCCTGCAGCTCCAAGAACTCTGACAAACGGCTTTGCTCACCGGTCCCCTGAGGAAACTGATGCAGATGAGGAGACCTGCTCTGCATCTGACCCTGACAGAGGTTTGTCAGAGTCAGGGGAACAGACAGAAAAGAGGGTCTCCATGATGGAAAGCTCCACAGAGACTTTGACAGAGGACGTTTGCTGCAGGTTTGAACTCCCCGCACAGCATCCTGTCTGTCAGATCCATCAGGCCTGCAACAATGGCGAGGGCCACCCACCTTCCTTGAGGAAGGACAAAGTGCTGGAGAGTGACGAGCACAGCTTTATTAGAACTTTCAACGGGGGCAGCAAGCGACCCTCTGTCAGTGCCTTTCAGTATGCAAGTGGTGACCTCACTCGCGACGGACTGTGTAACGGTGACAGTTCCGATGGGGAACCCTGCGGAGGACCTCATTGGGTCAAAGCAAATGGCGAGCGGGCCCCGCTGAGCCGTCAGGTTTCCCTAGCAAGCTGCAACTCCTTGATCCTCCACCACCGAGGGAGCTGTTCACATCAACGTTGGTGCCACACCCAACTGAACCGGGCTACTGTCAGCCCAGAGCAGCCGTCGCGCAGCCACCTGGATGACGATGGGTTGATGCTGCACACAGATGCCATCCAGCAAAGGCTGAGGCAAATTGAAGCTGGCCACCAAATGGAGGTGGAGACCCTGAAGAAACAGGTACAGGAACTGTGGAATCGCCTGGAAAATCAGCAGCACGCTGGCTCCCATCGGGTTAATGGAAACGGGGGAGATGAAGTG ACCTTGATGACCAACTCGGAATACAACGTGGACCCCAACTGTCTGTCACGCTGCAGCACAGAGCTGTTCTCCGAAACCAGCTGGGAGCAGGTGGACAAGCAGGACACAGAG GTCACCCGCTGGTACCCAGATCATCTGGCTGCCCAGTGTTACGGCTGTGAGAGCAAGTTCTGGCTCGCCACCAGGAAGCATCACTGCAG GAACTGCGGTAATGTCTTCTGCGCCAGCTGCTGCGACCAGAAGATCCCGGTGCCGAGCCAGCAGCTGTTTGAGCCCACCCGCGTGTGCAAGAGCTGCTACGGCAGCCTCCGGCTCGGCCCGTCTCCCCTGGACAAACCCATCGCGGCCAGCTCCAACTGA
- the mtmr3 gene encoding myotubularin-related protein 3 isoform X6, with product MEEEGQKSSDCIQANQIFPKKSPVLEEENMQVPFPELHGEFTEYVGRAEDAIIAMSNYRLHIKFKQSVVNVPLQLIESVECRDMFQLHVTCKDCKVVRCQFSTFEQCQEWLKRLNAVVRPPSRLEDLFSFAFHAWCMDVYAGEKEQHGELCRPGEHVTSWFKNEVERMGFDTQNAWRISDINSKFRLCPSYPQQLLVPAWITDKELENVAAFRSWKRFPAVVYRHLSTGAVIARCGQPEVSWWGWRNADDEHLVQSIAKACAVDSSSHKHLSNGTYINGSELPDTDFESSMTNSSEVETLAIQPHKLLILDARSYAAAVANRAKGGGCECPEYYPNCEVVFMGMANIHSIRKSFQSLRFLCTQMPDPANWLSALESTKWLQHLSLLLKAALLVVNAVDRDQRPVLVHCSDGWDRTPQIVALSKLLLDPYYRTIEGFQVLVETDWLDFGHKFADRCGHGENSEDVNERCPVFLQWLDCVHQLQRQFPCSFEFNEAFLVKLVQHAYSCLFGTFLCNSGKEREDRHVQERTCSVWSLLRPANRTLRNMLYSPHSETVLHPVCHVRNLMLWTAVCLPSSSPTTPSDDSCAPYPLPGSNPEEAPLSRCTKTRSFDNLPSACELGSSLAPNRRSSDPSLNEKWQDHRRSLDLNMAVGPDEGGDQDHEVQCNGLVLYPNRGDSELDDSPHPNSHSELAEVASTHFTTTREEAEEAELSVAVGVAEGQMENILQEATKEDMAADAQRVRNAAVSHVINTAAVEEEEVSRTDDDYDDDDQSVNKREIQEMLANGRHSENGYVDAEEHRDVPPMPAQTVEDLEHLRDKEAQTPEHVKKQVLENCSEQVAHAHENFESSSDEPELPAAPRTLTNGFAHRSPEETDADEETCSASDPDRGLSESGEQTEKRVSMMESSTETLTEDVCCRFELPAQHPVCQIHQACNNGEGHPPSLRKDKVLESDEHSFIRTFNGGSKRPSVSAFQYASGDLTRDGLCNGDSSDGEPCGGPHWVKANGERAPLSRQVSLASCNSLILHHRGSCSHQRWCHTQLNRATVSPEQPSRSHLDDDGLMLHTDAIQQRLRQIEAGHQMEVETLKKQVQELWNRLENQQHAGSHRVNGNGGDEVTLMTNSEYNVDPNCLSRCSTELFSETSWEQVDKQDTEVTRWYPDHLAAQCYGCESKFWLATRKHHCSGREPVQEVWGCGLGSKESVRNCGNVFCASCCDQKIPVPSQQLFEPTRVCKSCYGSLRLGPSPLDKPIAASSN from the exons GTGCCTCTGCAGCTCATTGAGAGTGTGGAGTGTCGTGATATGTTCCAGCTGCATGTCACTTGTAAGGACTGTAAAGTTGTCAG GTGTCAGTTCTCCACATTTGAGCAATGTCAGGAATGGCTGAAGCGTCTTAACGCAGTAGTGCGGCCCCCCTCTCGCTTGGAGGATCTCTTCTCCTTCGCCTTCCACGCCTGGTGCATGGATGTGTACGCTGGTGAAAAGGAGCAGCATGGAGAGCTTTGCAGACCAG GTGAACATGTGACCTCTTGGTTCAAGAATGAGGTGGAGAGGATGGGCTTTGACACTCAAAATGCTTGGAGGATATCTGACATCAACAGCAAGTTTAG GCTTTGCCCCAGCTATCCCCAGCAGCTTCTCGTACCAGCCTGGATCACTGACAAGGAGCTGGAAAATGTGGCGGCGTTCCGTTCCTGGAAGAGGTTTCCTGCAGTGGTATATAG GCACCTGAGCACAGGGGCTGTGATCGCCCGTTGCGGACAGCCAGAGGTCAGCTGGTGGGGCTGGAGAAATGCTGATGACGAGCACCTGGTTCAGTCCATTGCCAAGGCCTGTGCAGTGGACAGCAGTTCTCACAAACACCTGTCCAATGGAACTTACATTAATGGCTCTGAACTGCCTGATACTGATTTTG AGTCCTCAATGACCAACAGTTCAGAGGTGGAGACATTGGCCATCCAGCCTCACAAGTTACTGATTCTGGATGCGAGGTCCTATGCAGCCGCTGTAGCCAACAGGGCAAAGGGGGGTGGCTGTGAATGTCCTG AGTACTATCCTAACTGTGAGGTGGTGTTCATGGGCATGGCAAACATCCACTCCATACGCAAGAGTTTCCAGTCCCTACGTTTCCTCTGTACCCAGATGCCGGATCCAGCAAA CTGGCTGTCTGCACTGGAAAGCACCAAGTGGTTGCAGCACCTGTCTCTGCTGCTGAAGGCAGCCCTGCTTGTGGTCAATGCAGTGGACAGGGACCAAAGGCCCGTTTTGGTGCATTGCTCTGACGGCTGGGACCGGACACCTCAAATTGTTGCTCTGTCTAAGCTGCTGCTTGACCCGTATTATCGCACCATAGAG GGCTTCCAAGTTTTGGTCGAGACGGACTGGTTGGACTTTGGACACAAGTTTGCTGACCGATGTGGCCATGGAGAAAACTCTGAGGATGTGAATGAGCGCTGTCCCGTCTTCCTGCAATGGCTAGACTGTGTTCACCAGCTGCAGAGGCAGTTTCCTTGCTCTTTTGAGTTTAACGAGGCCTTCCTG GTGAAGCTTGTGCAACATGCATACTCCTGTCTGTTCGGCACCTTCCTGTGTAACAGTGGCAAAGAGAGGGAAGATCGACACGTTCAAGAGAGGACCTGCTCGGTGTGGTCCCTGCTGAGACCCGCCAACCGCACACTGAGGAACATGCTGTACTCCCCACACTCCGAGACT GTTCTCCATCCAGTGTGTCACGTGCGCAATCTGATGCTGTGGACCGCAGTCTGCCTGCCTAGCTCCTCCCCCACAACCCCTTCTGATGATTCCTGTGCTCCATATCCTTTGCCTGGCAGCAACCCCGAGGAGGCGCCTCTGAGCAG atgTACAAAGACTCGCTCATTTGATAATTTGCCCAGTGCTTGTGAGCTGGGAAGCTCACTGGCTCCTAACCGCCGCTCCAGTGACCCAAGCCTCAATGAGAAGTGGCAGGACCACCGGCGTTCTCTGGACCTCAACATGGCAGTCGGGCCAGATGAAGGAGGGGACCAGGATCACGAGGTGCAGTGTAATGGATTGGTCCTTTACCCGAATAGAGGGGACTCTGAGCTGGATGACAGCCCACATCCCAACTCACACTCTGAGTTGGCAGAGGTAGCCTCCACGCACTTTACGACAACTCGAGAGGAAGCCGAGGAGGCGGAACTGTCTGTGGCAGTGGGTGTGGCCGAGGGCCAGATGGAGAACATTCTTCAAGAAGCTACCAAGGAGGACATGGCAGCAGATGCTCAGAGAGTTAGAAATGCTGCGGTCAGCCACGTCATTAACACAGCTGCtgtagaggaggaggaggtctcAAGAactgatgatgattatgatgatgatgatcagtCTGTCAACAAGAGAGAGATACaagaaatgcttgcaaatgGTCGCCATTCGGAAAATGGTTATGTGGATGCTGAAGAGCATCGTGATGTTCCTCCTATGCCTGCACAGACTGTAGAAGACTTAGAACACCTGAGAGATAAGGAAGCCCAAACACCCGAGCATGTGAAGAAGCAGGTTCTAGAGAACTGTTCTGAACAGGTGGCACATGCTCATGAAAACTTTGAGTCAAGTTCAGACGAGCCAGAGCTGCCTGCAGCTCCAAGAACTCTGACAAACGGCTTTGCTCACCGGTCCCCTGAGGAAACTGATGCAGATGAGGAGACCTGCTCTGCATCTGACCCTGACAGAGGTTTGTCAGAGTCAGGGGAACAGACAGAAAAGAGGGTCTCCATGATGGAAAGCTCCACAGAGACTTTGACAGAGGACGTTTGCTGCAGGTTTGAACTCCCCGCACAGCATCCTGTCTGTCAGATCCATCAGGCCTGCAACAATGGCGAGGGCCACCCACCTTCCTTGAGGAAGGACAAAGTGCTGGAGAGTGACGAGCACAGCTTTATTAGAACTTTCAACGGGGGCAGCAAGCGACCCTCTGTCAGTGCCTTTCAGTATGCAAGTGGTGACCTCACTCGCGACGGACTGTGTAACGGTGACAGTTCCGATGGGGAACCCTGCGGAGGACCTCATTGGGTCAAAGCAAATGGCGAGCGGGCCCCGCTGAGCCGTCAGGTTTCCCTAGCAAGCTGCAACTCCTTGATCCTCCACCACCGAGGGAGCTGTTCACATCAACGTTGGTGCCACACCCAACTGAACCGGGCTACTGTCAGCCCAGAGCAGCCGTCGCGCAGCCACCTGGATGACGATGGGTTGATGCTGCACACAGATGCCATCCAGCAAAGGCTGAGGCAAATTGAAGCTGGCCACCAAATGGAGGTGGAGACCCTGAAGAAACAGGTACAGGAACTGTGGAATCGCCTGGAAAATCAGCAGCACGCTGGCTCCCATCGGGTTAATGGAAACGGGGGAGATGAAGTG ACCTTGATGACCAACTCGGAATACAACGTGGACCCCAACTGTCTGTCACGCTGCAGCACAGAGCTGTTCTCCGAAACCAGCTGGGAGCAGGTGGACAAGCAGGACACAGAG GTCACCCGCTGGTACCCAGATCATCTGGCTGCCCAGTGTTACGGCTGTGAGAGCAAGTTCTGGCTCGCCACCAGGAAGCATCACTGCAG TGGCAGGGAGCCTGTCCAGGAGGTCTG GGGGTGTGGCCTAGGGAGCAAGGAGTCAGTCAG GAACTGCGGTAATGTCTTCTGCGCCAGCTGCTGCGACCAGAAGATCCCGGTGCCGAGCCAGCAGCTGTTTGAGCCCACCCGCGTGTGCAAGAGCTGCTACGGCAGCCTCCGGCTCGGCCCGTCTCCCCTGGACAAACCCATCGCGGCCAGCTCCAACTGA